A genome region from Rhinopithecus roxellana isolate Shanxi Qingling chromosome 10, ASM756505v1, whole genome shotgun sequence includes the following:
- the LALBA gene encoding alpha-lactalbumin, producing MRSFVPLFLVGILFPAIPAKQFTKCELSQLLKDIDGYGGIALPEFICTMFHTSGYDTQAIVENNGSTEYGLFQISNKLWCKSSQVPQSRNICDISCDKFLDDDITDDIMCAKKILDIKGIDYWLAHKALCTEKLEQWLCEKL from the exons ATGAGGTCGTTTGTCCCTCTGTTCCTGGTGGGCATCCTGTTCCCTGCCATCCCGGCCAAGCAATTTACAAAATGTGAGCTGTCCCAGCTGCTGAAAGACATAGATGGTTATGGAGGCATCGCTTTGCCTGAAT TCATCTGTACCATGTTTCACACCAGTGGTTATGACACACAAGCCATAGTTGAAAACAATGGAAGCACAGAATATGGACTTTTCCAGATCAGTAATAAGCTTTGGTGCAAAAGCAGCCAGGTCCCTCAGTCAAGGAATATCTGCGACATCTCCTGTGACA AGTTCCTGGATGATGACATTACTGATGACATAATGTGTGCCAAGAAGATCCTGGATATTAAAGGAATTGACTACTG GTTGGCCCATAAAGCCCTCTGCACTGAGAAGCTGGAACAGTGGCTTTGTGAGAAGTTGTGA